A region from the Pungitius pungitius chromosome 16, fPunPun2.1, whole genome shotgun sequence genome encodes:
- the cfap58 gene encoding cilia- and flagella-associated protein 58 isoform X1 — MEDTRPPGEDMFESLEEFHIILHELVGDESMGKVRAEYEKLLHALRRSRENEKRLMSKCRELNAEVVSTSTKVAAALKLSHEDETTIASLKRELDKGWKMVDAAHVKERRDKETIQDLKEEVSNLMKMAEQQTGFSMDQERSNLLKMNEELTKEKDELLSTAEGLRERLNKAIATQQEIEAQHESASESIAQLQQELQVQQHESSLEMRLKEKLDKEVKQLHVDMEAKMGDIRALSLQGQRAREEQQVLEQQLKELKVLNERSSRELEQMQVKNSKLLQECEQLSSAKEHLSLENQQYANELKMREEKVNQMRQEIAKQTKMREAIQKKFHLMEDQKADVDVQRENLRAQIAGLEKDLESSQKQVETDKKAIEELQRERNILNKNMIKAAQSTEKQQNLVKLLEQDKKALEHEISGYRQEAQKQRKIIQQLENERERYINETSNLLQKVQQKMSDVEVREMEIFDWRKKVTEAESKLKQQENLLESAVSERNLYSKNLIEAQEEIAEMRRKMKTMNNQVTRLRDEITGKELALTKDQQEHKRLEKDKESLKGELKLMKLQLEETKQRVDSQKAEQEKLQKIVADSDAEQVQQKKQLDQVLRERDILGKQLLQRNDERALLYEKIRIQQAILSKGNFHYNQRMDDIRLLKLEIKKLRRKKSLLDKTVPNTEDLRRELFHLQRELLRERTRNSVLEEQLKPINIHRWRQLESSDPSKYELIQKVQSLQKRLIAKTQELEEHELLLQEKEKLYVELKHIMVRQPGPEAAEQLQQCRWIIRERTKKLKALIAELRMLDSKINEYKSENQRLSDELANTKKKYLSQKRLHSEHMTKTTEEQLEPLPPLSSKPHFTGGGFRINNPVRK, encoded by the exons ATGGAG GACACAAGACCACCAGGGGAGGACATGTTTGAGTCCTTGGAGGAGTTTCACATAATTCTCCATGAGCTGGTCGGGGACGAGAGTATGGGCAAGGTCCGGGCGGAGTACGAGAAGCTCTTACATGCACTGCGGAGGTCCAGAGAGAACGAGAAGAGGCTGATGTCCAAATGCAGGGAGTTGAATGCAGAAGTTGTGTCAACCTCAACTAAAGTAGCAGCAGCCCTCAAACTGTCCCATGAAGACGAGACGACTATCGCTTCACTAAAGAGG GAGCTGGATAAAGGCTGGAAAATGGTTGATGCTGCTCATGTtaaggagaggagagacaaagagaccaTCCAGGACTTAAAAGAAGAAGTCTCCAACCTGATGAAAATGGCTGAACAACAAACCGGCTTCTCCATGGACCAAGAGCGAAG CAATCTACTAAAAATGAATGAGGAGCTGACTAAGGAAAAAGACGAACTGCTCTCAACTGCTGAGGGTCTGAGAGAAAGACTAAACAAGGCCATCGCAACCCAGCAGGAGATAGAGGCCCAACACGAGAGTGCCTCAGAGAGTATCGCTCAG CTCCAGCAAGAGCTCCAGGTTCAACAGCATGAGAGTTCACTGGAGATGAGGCTGAAGGAAAAGCTGGATAAGGAAGTGAAGCAACTGCACGTTGACATGGAGGCCAAGATGGGCGACATCAGAGCCCTGAGTCTGCAGGGCCAAAGGgccagagaggagcagcaggtactggagcagcagctgaaagAGCTAAAG GTCTTGAATGAGCGATCCAGCAGGGAGCTGGAGCAGATGCAAGTGAAGAACAGCAAGCTGCTGCAGGAGTGTGAGCAGCTCTCTTCAGCCAAAGAACATCTTTCCCTGGAAAATCAGCAGTATGCGAATGAGCTGAAG atgagagaagagaaagtAAACCAGATGCGTCAGGAGATTGCCAAACAAACCAAGATGAGAGAAGCCATCCAGAAGAAGTTCCACCTGATGGAGGATCAGAAAGCAGACGTGGACGTGCAGAGGGAGAACCTGAGAGCTCAGATTGCTGGTCTGGAGAAAG ATCTTGAATCTTCCCAAAAGCAAGTTGAAACGGACAAGAAAGCCATCGAGGAGCTTCAGCGAGAGAGAAATATCTTAAATAAG AACATGATCAAAGCTGCACAGTCAACTGAGAAACAGCAGAACCTTGTGAAGCTCCTGGAGCAGGACAAGAAGGCCTTGGAACACGAGATCAGTGGCTACCGCCAAGAGGCCCAAAAACAGCGTAAGATCATCCAACAGCTGGAGAACGAGCGTGAGCGCTACATCAACGAGACCAGCAACCTCTTGCAGAAG GTGCAACAAAAAATGAGTGACGTTGAAGTAAGAGAGATGGAGATATTTGATTGGAGGAAGAAGGTCACTGAGGCGGAAAGCAAGCTCAAACAGCAGGAGAACCTGCTGGAGTCTGCCGTGTCGGAACGGAACCTCTACAGCAAAAACCTTATCGAGGCTCAG GAAGAGATTGCAgaaatgaggaggaagatgaagaccaTGAACAACCAGGTCACCAGACTGAGAGATGAGATCACTGGGAAGGAGCTCGCCCTCACCAAGGACCAGCAGGAACACAAGCGTTTGGAGAAGGATAAGGAGTCCCTCAAG GGTGAGCTGAAGCTCATGAAGCTCCAGCTTGAAGAAACAAAGCAGCGTGTTGACAGTCAGAAAGCAGAGCAGGAAAAACTGcaaaagattgtagccgacagTGATGCTGAGCAGGTCCAACAGAAGAAACAACTGGACCAG GTCCTCAGGGAGCGAGACATCCTGGGGAAACAGCTGCTTCAGCGTAACGATGAGCGGGCTCTGCTCTACGAGAAGATCAGGATCCAGCAAGCTATTCTAAGCAAAGGGAACTTCCATTACAATCAGCGGATGGATGACATCCGCCTGCTCAAGCTGGAGATCAAGAAGCTCCGGCGCAAGAAGAGCCTCCTGGACAAGACTGTGCCCAACACAGAGGACCTGAG GCGAGAGCTGTTCCACCTGCAGAGGGAGCTGCTTAGAGAGAGGACGAGGAACAGCGTCCTCGAGGAGCAGTTGAAGCCCATAAATATTCACCGATGGAGGCAACTTGAG AGCAGTGATCCCAGCAAATACGAACTCATCCAGAAGGTTCAGTCTTTACAAAAGCGACTGATCGCCAAGACCCAAGAACTTGAGGAACACGAACTCCTGCTACAG gaaaaggaaaagctgtATGTTGAGCTGAAGCACATAATGGTCCGGCAGCCGGGTCCAGAGGCTGCTGAGCAGCTCCAGCAGTGCCGATGGATCATCAGAGAGAGAACTAAAAAGCTCAAG GCGTTGATCGCAGAGCTGAGAATGCTTGACTCAAAGATTAACGAGTACAAAAGCGAGAATCAAAGATTATCTGATGAGCTtgcaaacacaaagaagaagtACCTCAGCCAGAAAAGGCTACACAG CGAGCACATGACCAAGaccacagaggagcagctggaacCCCTGCCCCCGCTGAGCAGCAAACCTCACTTCACTGGAGGAGGCTTCAGGATCAACAACCCTGTGAGGAAATAA
- the cfap58 gene encoding cilia- and flagella-associated protein 58 isoform X2 produces MEDTRPPGEDMFESLEEFHIILHELVGDESMGKVRAEYEKLLHALRRSRENEKRLMSKCRELNAEVVSTSTKVAAALKLSHEDETTIASLKRELDKGWKMVDAAHVKERRDKETIQDLKEEVSNLMKMAEQQTGFSMDQERSNLLKMNEELTKEKDELLSTAEGLRERLNKAIATQQEIEAQHESASESIAQLQQELQVQQHESSLEMRLKEKLDKEVKQLHVDMEAKMGDIRALSLQGQRAREEQQVLEQQLKELKVLNERSSRELEQMQVKNSKLLQECEQLSSAKEHLSLENQQYANELKMREEKVNQMRQEIAKQTKMREAIQKKFHLMEDQKADVDVQRENLRAQIAGLEKDLESSQKQVETDKKAIEELQRERNILNKNMIKAAQSTEKQQNLVKLLEQDKKALEHEISGYRQEAQKQRKIIQQLENERERYINETSNLLQKVQQKMSDVEVREMEIFDWRKKVTEAESKLKQQENLLESAVSERNLYSKNLIEAQEEIAEMRRKMKTMNNQVTRLRDEITGKELALTKDQQEHKRLEKDKESLKGELKLMKLQLEETKQRVDSQKAEQEKLQKIVADSDAEQVQQKKQLDQVLRERDILGKQLLQRNDERALLYEKIRIQQAILSKGNFHYNQRMDDIRLLKLEIKKLRRKKSLLDKTVPNTEDLRRELFHLQRELLRERTRNSVLEEQLKPINIHRWRQLE; encoded by the exons ATGGAG GACACAAGACCACCAGGGGAGGACATGTTTGAGTCCTTGGAGGAGTTTCACATAATTCTCCATGAGCTGGTCGGGGACGAGAGTATGGGCAAGGTCCGGGCGGAGTACGAGAAGCTCTTACATGCACTGCGGAGGTCCAGAGAGAACGAGAAGAGGCTGATGTCCAAATGCAGGGAGTTGAATGCAGAAGTTGTGTCAACCTCAACTAAAGTAGCAGCAGCCCTCAAACTGTCCCATGAAGACGAGACGACTATCGCTTCACTAAAGAGG GAGCTGGATAAAGGCTGGAAAATGGTTGATGCTGCTCATGTtaaggagaggagagacaaagagaccaTCCAGGACTTAAAAGAAGAAGTCTCCAACCTGATGAAAATGGCTGAACAACAAACCGGCTTCTCCATGGACCAAGAGCGAAG CAATCTACTAAAAATGAATGAGGAGCTGACTAAGGAAAAAGACGAACTGCTCTCAACTGCTGAGGGTCTGAGAGAAAGACTAAACAAGGCCATCGCAACCCAGCAGGAGATAGAGGCCCAACACGAGAGTGCCTCAGAGAGTATCGCTCAG CTCCAGCAAGAGCTCCAGGTTCAACAGCATGAGAGTTCACTGGAGATGAGGCTGAAGGAAAAGCTGGATAAGGAAGTGAAGCAACTGCACGTTGACATGGAGGCCAAGATGGGCGACATCAGAGCCCTGAGTCTGCAGGGCCAAAGGgccagagaggagcagcaggtactggagcagcagctgaaagAGCTAAAG GTCTTGAATGAGCGATCCAGCAGGGAGCTGGAGCAGATGCAAGTGAAGAACAGCAAGCTGCTGCAGGAGTGTGAGCAGCTCTCTTCAGCCAAAGAACATCTTTCCCTGGAAAATCAGCAGTATGCGAATGAGCTGAAG atgagagaagagaaagtAAACCAGATGCGTCAGGAGATTGCCAAACAAACCAAGATGAGAGAAGCCATCCAGAAGAAGTTCCACCTGATGGAGGATCAGAAAGCAGACGTGGACGTGCAGAGGGAGAACCTGAGAGCTCAGATTGCTGGTCTGGAGAAAG ATCTTGAATCTTCCCAAAAGCAAGTTGAAACGGACAAGAAAGCCATCGAGGAGCTTCAGCGAGAGAGAAATATCTTAAATAAG AACATGATCAAAGCTGCACAGTCAACTGAGAAACAGCAGAACCTTGTGAAGCTCCTGGAGCAGGACAAGAAGGCCTTGGAACACGAGATCAGTGGCTACCGCCAAGAGGCCCAAAAACAGCGTAAGATCATCCAACAGCTGGAGAACGAGCGTGAGCGCTACATCAACGAGACCAGCAACCTCTTGCAGAAG GTGCAACAAAAAATGAGTGACGTTGAAGTAAGAGAGATGGAGATATTTGATTGGAGGAAGAAGGTCACTGAGGCGGAAAGCAAGCTCAAACAGCAGGAGAACCTGCTGGAGTCTGCCGTGTCGGAACGGAACCTCTACAGCAAAAACCTTATCGAGGCTCAG GAAGAGATTGCAgaaatgaggaggaagatgaagaccaTGAACAACCAGGTCACCAGACTGAGAGATGAGATCACTGGGAAGGAGCTCGCCCTCACCAAGGACCAGCAGGAACACAAGCGTTTGGAGAAGGATAAGGAGTCCCTCAAG GGTGAGCTGAAGCTCATGAAGCTCCAGCTTGAAGAAACAAAGCAGCGTGTTGACAGTCAGAAAGCAGAGCAGGAAAAACTGcaaaagattgtagccgacagTGATGCTGAGCAGGTCCAACAGAAGAAACAACTGGACCAG GTCCTCAGGGAGCGAGACATCCTGGGGAAACAGCTGCTTCAGCGTAACGATGAGCGGGCTCTGCTCTACGAGAAGATCAGGATCCAGCAAGCTATTCTAAGCAAAGGGAACTTCCATTACAATCAGCGGATGGATGACATCCGCCTGCTCAAGCTGGAGATCAAGAAGCTCCGGCGCAAGAAGAGCCTCCTGGACAAGACTGTGCCCAACACAGAGGACCTGAG GCGAGAGCTGTTCCACCTGCAGAGGGAGCTGCTTAGAGAGAGGACGAGGAACAGCGTCCTCGAGGAGCAGTTGAAGCCCATAAATATTCACCGATGGAGGCAACTTGAG TGA
- the LOC119215412 gene encoding LOW QUALITY PROTEIN: uncharacterized protein LOC119215412 (The sequence of the model RefSeq protein was modified relative to this genomic sequence to represent the inferred CDS: substituted 1 base at 1 genomic stop codon) gives MKMFNLCFLLSLAAAVYCVPISHITVQDEKFAENYLKKFFNLTEETGPTHRRGISPLTKKLTEMQRFFGLQITGTLDTDTMAMMKKPRCGVPDSKISRFSTSGIDYKWDRKSLTFRIENYTPDMSQSEVEESIGKALQVWAKVTPLRFTRIYSGTADIMISFARGSHGDNSPFDGPDGFLAHAYAPGPGIGGDAHFDEDESFTYRSFNGYVLFLVAAHEFGHSLGLDHSDDPGALMFPVYSYRNPDTFVLPRDDVNGIQSLYGPNPDKDPSVDEPEPPTTPDACDSNMVLDAVATLRGEMLFFKDSFFWRSYPQSNTPQQILITTFWPNAPVNINAAYESQHSDTVLLFKDRKVWAFSGYDLVRGYPKSISTFGLPKSVKKIDAALVDVESRKTLFFVGSEYYSYDEARETMDQGFPKPVDQTFSGLTSKVTAAFQYRGFTYIYSGPNMFEYSLRTGTLFRVLRNSYFLRCTNFHRNTSCNQGNMKMFNLCFLLSLAAAVYCVPISHITVQDEKFAENYLKKFFNLTEETGPTHRRGISPLTKKLTEMQRFFGLQITGTLDTDTMAMMKKPRCGVPDSKISRFSTSGIDYKWDRKSLTFRIENYTPDMSQSEVEESIEKALQVWAKVTPLRFTRIYSGTADIMISFARGSHGDFSPFDGPDGFLAHAYAPGPGIGGDAHFDEDESFTYRSFNGYVLFLVAAHEFGHSLGLDHSDDPGALMFPVYSYRNPDTFVLPRDDVNGIQSLYGPNSDKDPSVDEPEPPTTPDACDSNMVLDAVATLRGEMLFFKDSFFWRSYPQSNTPQQILITTFWPNAPVNINAAYESQHSDTVLLFKDRKVWAFSGYDLVRGYPKSISTFGLPKSVKKIDAALVDVESRKTLFFVGSEYYSYDEARETMDQGFPKPVDQTFSGLTSKVTAAFQYRGFTYIYSGPNMFEYSLRTGTLFRVLRNSYFLRYCFAFKTFSRCTFGVIHLLTIQYXNIVFLLQSYLKQFFNLTEETGPTLRRGISPLTKKLTEMQRFFGLQITGTLDTDTMAMMKKPRCGVPDNNIAHFSTFGGKPKWNRKSLTYRIENYTPDMSQSEVEESIGKALQVWAKVTPLRFTRIYSGTADIMISFARGSHGDFYPFDGPGRTLAHAYAPGPGIGGNAHFDEDESFTFRSNRGFVLFMVAAHEFGHSLGLDHSNDPSALMYPTYSYRNPDTFVLPRDDVNGIQSLYGPNPDKDPSVNKPNPSTTPDACDSTMVLDAVTTLRGEMLFFKDSHFWRSYPQSRTAQPSLIINFWPKALTNINAAYESQQSDKIFLFKDRRVWAFTGYDLAPGYPKTLTSFGLPRGVREIDAALYDAESGKTLFFVGIYYFSYDEARKTMDQGFPKRVDQTFSGLTTKVTAAFQYRGFTYIYSGPYMFEYDLRTGRLFRVLRNSYFLRCTN, from the exons ATGAAGATGTTCAACCTGTGCTTTCTACTAAGCCTGGCAGCCGCAGTTTACTGTGTGCCAATATCGCATATTACTGTGCAAGATGAGAAATTTGCAGAG AACTACCTGAAGAAATTCTTCAACCTAACAGAGGAGACTGGTCCAACTCACAGACGGGGGATCAGCCCATTGACCAAGAAGCTGACTGAGATGCAGAGATTCTTCGGTCTCCAGATCACCGGGACGCTGGATACTGACACCATGGCGATGATGAAGAAGCCCCGCTGTGGCGTTCCGGACAGCAAAATTTCCCGTTTCTCCACAAGTGGAATTGACTACAAGTGGGACAGAAAAAGCCTGACCTTCAG GATAGAAAACTACACACCTGACATGTCTCAGTCAGAGGTGGAAGAATCCATAGGTAAAGCTCTGCAGGTTTGGGCCAAAGTCACTCCTCTGAGATTCACAAGGATCTACAGCGGCACGGCTGACATCATGATCTCCTTTGCACGCGGAT CACATGGTGATAATTCCCCCTTTGATGGCCCTGATGGCTTTCTTGCCCATGCCTATGCCCCAGGACCTGGCATTGGAGGAGATGCTCATTTTGATGAGGATGAGAGCTTCACTTATCGCTCATTCAACG GCTATGTCCTCTTCTTGGTGGCTGCTCATGAGTTTGGCCACTCTCTAGGCTTGGATCACTCTGATGACCCTGGTGCCCTCATGTTCCCCGTCTACTCATACAGAAACCCTGACACTTTTGTTCTCCCCCGCGATGACGTCAACGGCATCCAGTCTCTCTATG GTCCCAACCCTGACAAGGATCCCTCTGTAGATGAACCTgagccccccaccacccctgaTGCCTGTGATTCCAACATGGTGCTGGATGCTGTCGCAACACTACGAGGAGAGATGCTCTTCTTCAAAGACAG CTTCTTCTGGCGGAGCTACCCACAGAGCAATACACCCCAGCAAATTCTTATCACAACCTTCTGGCCCAATGCCCCCGTCAACATCAACGCTGCCTATGAAAGCCAACACTCAGACACAGTGCTTTTATTTAAAG ATCGGAAAGTGTGGGCTTTCAGCGGCTATGATCTCGTGCGTGGTTATCCAAAATCAATTTCCACTTTTGGTCTGCCAAAGAGTGTGAAGAAAATCGATGCAGCCCTTGTAGACGTGGAATCCAGAAAGACTCTGTTCTTCGTGGGCAGTGAATACTACAG TTATGATGAGGCCAGAGAGACCATGGATCAGGGATTCCCCAAGCCTGTGGATCAGACATTCTCAGGTTTGACCAGCAAGGTGACTGCAGCTTTCCAGTACAGAG GTTTTACTTACATCTACAGTGGACCAAATATGTTTGAGTACAGCCTGAGGACGGGGACCCTGTTCCGGGTGCTGAGGAACAGCTACTTCCTACGCTGCACCAACTTC CACAGAAACACAAGTTGTAATCAAGGAAACATGAAGATGTTCAACCTGTGCTTTCTACTAAGCCTGGCAGCCGCAGTTTACTGTGTGCCAATATCGCATATTACTGTGCAAGATGAGAAATTTGCAGAG AACTACCTGAAGAAATTCTTCAACCTAACAGAGGAGACTGGTCCAACTCACAGACGGGGGATCAGCCCATTGACCAAGAAGCTGACTGAGATGCAGAGATTCTTCGGTCTGCAGATCACCGGGACGCTGGATACTGACACCATGGCGATGATGAAGAAGCCCCGCTGTGGCGTTCCGGACAGCAAAATTTCCCGTTTCTCCACAAGTGGAATTGACTACAAGTGGGACAGAAAAAGCCTGACCTTCAG GATAGAAAACTACACACCTGACATGTCTCAGTCAGAGGTGGAAGAATCCATTGAGAAAGCTCTGCAGGTTTGGGCCAAAGTCACTCCTCTGAGATTCACAAGGATCTACAGCGGCACGGCTGACATCATGATCTCCTTTGCACGCGGAT CACATGGTGatttttccccctttgatgGCCCTGATGGCTTTCTTGCCCATGCCTATGCCCCAGGACCTGGCATTGGAGGAGATGCTCATTTTGATGAGGATGAGAGCTTCACTTATCGCTCATTCAACG GCTATGTCCTCTTCTTGGTGGCTGCTCATGAGTTTGGCCACTCTCTAGGCTTGGATCACTCTGATGACCCTGGTGCCCTCATGTTCCCCGTCTACTCATACAGAAACCCTGACACCTTTGTTCTACCCCGCGATGACGTCAACGGCATCCAGTCTCTCTATG GTCCCAACTCTGACAAGGATCCCTCTGTAGATGAACCTGAGCCCCCAACCACCCCTGATGCCTGTGATTCCAACATGGTGTTGGATGCTGTTGCAACACTACGAGGAGAGATGCTCTTCTTCAAAGACAG CTTCTTCTGGCGGAGCTACCCACAGAGCAATACACCCCAGCAAATTCTTATCACAACCTTCTGGCCCAATGCCCCCGTCAACATCAACGCTGCCTATGAAAGCCAACACTCAGACACAGTGCTTTTATTTAAAG ATCGGAAAGTGTGGGCTTTCAGCGGCTATGATCTCGTGCGTGGTTATCCAAAATCAATTTCCACTTTTGGTCTGCCAAAGAGTGTGAAGAAAATCGATGCAGCCCTTGTAGACGTGGAATCCAGAAAGACTCTGTTCTTCGTGGGCAGTGAATACTACAG TTATGATGAGGCCAGAGAGACCATGGATCAGGGATTCCCCAAGCCTGTGGATCAGACATTCTCAGGTTTGACCAGCAAGGTGACTGCAGCTTTCCAGTACAGAG GTTTTACTTACATCTACAGTGGACCAAATATGTTTGAGTACAGCCTGAGGACGGGGACCCTGTTCCGGGTGCTGAGGAACAGCTACTTCCTACGCT ATTGCTTTGCCTTTAAAACTTTTTCAAGGTGTACATTTGGTGTCATTCATTTACTGACTATTCAGTATTAAAACATAGTATTTCTTTTACAGAGCTATCTAAAGCAATTCTTCAACCTAACAGAGGAGACTGGTCCAACTCTCCGACGGGGGATCAGCCCGTTGACCAAGAAGCTGACTGAGATGCAGAGATTCTTCGGTCTCCAGATCACCGGGACGCTGGATACTGACACCATGGCGATGATGAAGAAGCCCCGCTGTGGCGttccggacaacaatattgcccatttctccacatttggaggTAAACCCAAGTGGAACAGAAAAAGCCTGACCTACAG GATAGAGAACTACACACCTGACATGTCTCAGTCAGAGGTGGAAGAATCCATAGGGAAAGCTCTGCAGGTTTGGGCCAAAGTCACTCCTCTGAGATTCACAAGGATCTACAGCGGCACGGCTGACATCATGATCTCCTTTGCACGCGGAT CACATGGTGATTTTTACCCCTTTGATGGCCCTGGTCGCACTCTTGCCCATGCCTATGCCCCAGGACCTGGCATTGGAGGAAATGCTCATTTTGATGAGGATGAGAGCTTCACTTTCCGCTCAAACAGAG GTTTTGTCCTCTTCATGGTTGCTGCCCATGAGTTCGGCCACTCTCTAGGCCTGGACCACTCCAACGATCCCAGTGCTCTCATGTACCCCACATACTCATACAGAAACCCTGACACCTTTGTTCTACCCCGGGATGACGTCAACGGCATCCAGTCTCTCTATG GTCCAAACCCTGACAAGGATCCCTCTGTGAATAAACCTAACCCCTCCACCACCCCTGATGCCTGTGATTCCACCATGGTGTTGGATGCTGTCACAACCCTGCGAGGAGAAATGCTCTTTTTCAAAGACAG CCACTTCTGGCGAAGCTACCCTCAAAGCAGGACAGCTCAGCCAAGTCTCATCATAAATTTCTGGCCGAAAGCCCTCACCAACATTAATGCCGCCTACGAGAGCCAACAGTCAGACAAGATTTTTCTCTTTAAAG ATCGTAGAGTGTGGGCCTTCACTGGATATGACCTTGCTCCTGGCTATCCTAAAACACTTACTAGCTTTGGTCTGCCGAGAGGCGTGAGAGAAATCGATGCGGCCCTCTATGACGCGGAATCTGGCAAGACTCTGTTCTTCGTGGGAATCTATTACTTCAG TTATGATGAGGCTAGGAAGACCATGGACCAGGGATTTCCCAAGCGAGTGGATCAGACTTTTTCAGGCCTGACCACCAAGGTGACCGCAGCTTTCCAGTACAGAG GTTTTACTTACATCTACAGTGGACCATACATGTTTGAGTATGACCTGAGGACTGGGAGGTTGTTCCGTGTGCTGAGGAACAGCTACTTCCTGCGCTGCACCAACTAG